The sequence ACCGTCGTGACCCGCAGCTTGGTCTCGGTCTCGGTAGCCACCACGTCCCGGACGGCGCGAGCCAGGTCGTGCACGGACAGCTCACTGGTATCGATGGTCACGTCGGCACGTGAGCGCAGGTGCGCAAGCAGGCGTCGCTCCTCGGCAATCCCGTCGAGCATGCGACCATCCCCCTGCAGCGGGTGCGGACGCCGCACCTGCTCGAACCGGCGCACCAGCGCCTCGTCCGAGGCGTCCAGGAACACGATCCGGTAGTCCAGGCGGGCGCTGCGCAGATCGGCGAGCACCTGCACCAGGTCGGCGAAGAACTCCCGGGACCGCACATCCACCACAGCGGCCAGCCGCCGCACACCACCGTCGGTCTGGGTCATCATCCCAGCCAGTGCGAGCAACATCCGCGGTGGCAGATTGTCCACCACGTACCACTCCAGGTCCTCCAGCACGGCCGCGGTGCGGGTCCGGCCCGCCCCGGACATCCCGGTGATGATGAGCACCTCGGGGCGGTCGTCCTCCGGCGGCGGGGCGGTCTCGTCGAGCAGTGGGATCCCCTGCGGAACGGTCGGTGGCGGCTCGGGCCGGCTCGGGTCGCTCATGGGTTCAGGATGGCACGTCGGATGCATCCCGCGCGCTGGATGCACTCGATTCTCCGGCACCGGAACTAGCGCGCAGCGCGGCGGAGATCGTGGCGGCCAGGGCCGGGCCGATCCCGGGCACCGTGGCGATGTCGGCCACCTCCGCCTCGGTGAGCGAGCGCACCGAGCCGAACTGCCGCAGCAGCGCAGCCTGGCGCTTCGGCCCGAGGCCGGGCACGGCATCCAGGGACGAGCGGGTCATCCCCTTGCCACGGCGCTTGCGGTGATGGGTGATGGCGAACCGGTGCGCCTCGTCCCGCAGCCGCTGCAGCAGGAACAGCCCGTCGCTGGTACGCGGCAGCACCACTGGGAAATCCTCCCCGGGCAGCCATACCTCCTCGAGCCGCTTGGCCAGGCCGACCACTGCCACGTCGGTGATGCCCAGCTCGCCCAGCGCCAGGTGAGCCGCTGCGACCTGGGGAGCTCCGCCGTCGACCACCACCAGCTGCGGCGGATACGCGAACCGGCGCTTCTCCGCGACGGCGGTCCTCAGCTCGCCGCCGGCCACCTGCTCCCCGTCCTCGGCAGCGTCCACCTCACCACTGGCCACCCCTTGCTGCTCGGCCAGGTAGCGCCGGAACCGGCGGGTGAGCACCTCGTTCATCGCCTCGGTGTCGTCCCGCGCGCCGGTCCCGTCCGGCCCGCGGACCACGAAGTGCCGGTACTCGCTCTTGCGGGGCAGCCCGTCCTCGAACACCACCATCGAGCCGACCTGCTCCGAGCCCTGAGTGTGCGAGATGTCGTAGCACTCGATCCGCAGCGGGGACTCGGCCAGGCCCAGGTACTCGGTCAGCTCGGCGAGCGCCTGGGACCGGGCGGTCAGGTCACCGGCCCGCCGGGTCTTGTGCAGCGCGAGCGCGTGCACGGCGTTCTGCCGCACCGTCTGGGCCAGGGCACGCTTGTCCCCGCGCTGGGCCACGTGGATCCGCACCCCGGCACCGCGGATGCCCCGCAGCCAGGCGGTCACCTGCTCGAGGTTCGCCGGCAGCACCGGCACCACGATTTCCCGGGGCACCGAATGCGCGGCCTCCTCCCCGTCGGTCAGATCGCCGTAGACCTGCTCCAGCAGCCGCTCCACCAGCTCGGCCTCGGTGACGTCCTCGACTCGCTCGGTCACCCAGCCGCGCTGTCCGCGGATGCGCCCGTCCCGCACGTGGAACACCTGCATCGAGGCTTCGAGCTCGTCGGCAGCCATCGCGAACACATCCGCGTTCGTGCCGTCCGGAAGCACCACCGCGTTCTTCTCCACCACTTTGGTCAGTGCCGCCAGGTCGTCGCGCAACCGCGCCGCCCGTTCGAAGTCCAGCTCGGCGGAGGCCTGCTTCATCTCCTGCTCCAGCCGGCGCACGTACGGCCCGGTCTGACCGGCCATGAAGTCGCAGAACTCCTCGGCGAGGTCCCGGTGGTCGGGGATACTGATTCGTTCCACGCACGGCGCCGCACACTTGTCGATGTAGCCGAGCAGACAGGGTCGCCCGGTCTGCTGAGCACGCTTGTACACCCCCTGGGAGCAGGACCGGATCGGGAACACCCGGAGCAGCAGGTCGACCGTCTCCCGGATCGCCCACGCGTGCGAGTACGGCCCGAAGTAGCGGTTGCCCTTGCGCTTGGCGCCGCGGGTGACCAGCACCCGCGGCACGTCCTCGCTCATCGTCACCGCCAGGTACGGGTAGGACTTGTCGTCGCGGTATTTGACGTTGAACCGGGGGTCGTACTGCTTGATCCAGGAGTACTCCAGGGCGAGGGACTCCACCTCGGTGCCCACGACGGTCCACTCCACGCTCGCCGCGGTGGTGACCATCTGCTGCGTGCGCGGGTGCAGTCCGGACACGTTCTGGAAGTAGTTGCTCAGCCGGGCGCGCAGGTTCTTCGCCTTGCCCACGTAGATCACCCGCCGGTGGCTGTCCCGGAACCGGTACACCCCGGGATCTGTGGGGATCTCCCCCGGGCGGGGACGGTAGGTGGAGGGGTCGGCCATGCCCTCCAGAGTAGTTCGCGCTAGCGTGTGGTGATGGGACCCCTTCACTCATATTCAGTCGTCGTGGACTGGTCCGGAGCCGGTGAGCGCGGCACCGAGTCCTACACCTCCTACGGGCGTGACCACGTGGTGCGGATCGAGGGCAAGCCGCCGCTGCCCGGCTCGGCGGACGTCGCCTTCCGCGGTGATCCGGACCGGTACTCCCCCGAGGACCTGTTCGTGGCGGCGCTCGCGCAGTGCCACATGCTCTGGTTCCTGCACAAGGCTGCAATGGGTGGCGTGGTGGTCACCGGGTACACCGACCGGGCCGCCGGAACGATGCGGGTGGAGACTGCCGGCGCCGGGCAGTTCACCGAAGTGGTGCTGCACCCGCGGGTGAGTGTGGCCGAGCCGGTCGGCGAGGATGTGATCGCCGCACTGCACCAGCAGGCGCACGACCACTGCTTCATCGCCCGCTCGGTGAACTTCCCGGTGCGGCACTCCCCGCTGACCACGGAGGTCGTGGCCCGCGCCTAGCCGGCCCGGCCACCCGCGGCCGGGGGCGCAGCAGCTGGCCCGCAGCGGCGCTCAGGCGGTCGCCGCGGACTTCGTCCGCCGTGCCTTCCCCTTGGCGGCAGCCTCCTTGCGGCGTGCGGACCGAGCCTTGGGGCGGGTCAGCGCGGCCACTGTGGTCACCGGGCGCAGATCTGCCTGGGCATCGGTGCCGAGGATCTCGGCGAGGAAGTGGCCGGTGTGCGAGGTCTCCACCTTGGCGAGGTCCTCCGGGGTGCCCTCGGCCACCACCAGTCCACCACCGGAGCCCCCTTCCGGGCCCATGTCGACCACCCAGTCGGCGTTCTTGATCACATCCAGGTTGTGCTCGATCACGATCACCGTGTTGCCCTTCTCCACCAGACCCTGGAGCACGTCCAGGAGCTTGCGGATGTCATCGAAGTGCAGCCCGGTGGTGGGTTCGTCCAGCACGTACACCGTGCGCCCGGTGGACCGCTTCTGCAGCTCGGAGGCCAGCTTCACCCGCTGCGCCTCACCGCCGGAGAGGGTGGGGGCCGGCTGCCCGAGACGCACGTAGCCCAGGCCGACGTCCACCAGGGTGCGCAGGTGCCGCGAGATCGCCGGCACTGCGGCGAAGAACTCGGCAGCCTCCGCGATCGGCATGTCCAGCACGTCCGCCACGGTCTTGCCCTTGTAGTGCACCTCGAGGGTCTCCCGGTTGTACCGGGCCCCGTGGCACACCTCGCACGGCACGTACACGTCCGGCAGGAAGTTCATCTCGATCTTCAGCGTGCCGTCACCGTTGCAGGACTCGCAGCGGCCACCCTTGACGTTGAAGGAGAACCGGCCGGGGGTATAGCCGCGTACCTTCGCCTCGGTGGTCTCGGCGAACAGCTTGCGCATGTGGTCCCATACCCCGGTGTAGGTGGCGGCATTGGACCGTGGGGTGCGCCCGATCGGGCTCTGGTCCACGTGCACCACCTTGTCCAGGTCGTCCAGACCGGTGACCCGCTTGTGCCGGCCGGGCACGTGCTTGGCGCCGTTCAGCTCGTTGGCGAGCACGTTGTACAGGATCGCGTTCACGACGGTGGACTTGCCCGAGCCGGACACTCCGGTCACCGCAGTGAAGGTGCCGAGGGGGAAGGCCACGTCGATACTGCGCAAGTTGTTCTCGTGCGCGCCCTGCACGGTGAGCCACCGCCCGGAGTCCGGCTCGCGCCGCTGCGCGGGAATCGGAATGCTGCTACGGCCGGCCAGATACGCACCGGTGATCGAACCAGGAGCTTCGAGCAGGCCCGGGTAGTCGCCGGAGTGCACGATGTGCCCACCCTGCTCCCCCGCGCCCGGGCCGATGTCCACGATCCAGTCCGCGGTGCGGATGGTGTCCTCGTCATGTTCGACGACGATCAGCGTGTTGCCCAGGTCCCGCAACCGGGTCAGGGTGTCGATCAGGCGACGGTTGTCCCGCTGGTGCAGTCC is a genomic window of Ruania zhangjianzhongii containing:
- the uvrC gene encoding excinuclease ABC subunit UvrC is translated as MADPSTYRPRPGEIPTDPGVYRFRDSHRRVIYVGKAKNLRARLSNYFQNVSGLHPRTQQMVTTAASVEWTVVGTEVESLALEYSWIKQYDPRFNVKYRDDKSYPYLAVTMSEDVPRVLVTRGAKRKGNRYFGPYSHAWAIRETVDLLLRVFPIRSCSQGVYKRAQQTGRPCLLGYIDKCAAPCVERISIPDHRDLAEEFCDFMAGQTGPYVRRLEQEMKQASAELDFERAARLRDDLAALTKVVEKNAVVLPDGTNADVFAMAADELEASMQVFHVRDGRIRGQRGWVTERVEDVTEAELVERLLEQVYGDLTDGEEAAHSVPREIVVPVLPANLEQVTAWLRGIRGAGVRIHVAQRGDKRALAQTVRQNAVHALALHKTRRAGDLTARSQALAELTEYLGLAESPLRIECYDISHTQGSEQVGSMVVFEDGLPRKSEYRHFVVRGPDGTGARDDTEAMNEVLTRRFRRYLAEQQGVASGEVDAAEDGEQVAGGELRTAVAEKRRFAYPPQLVVVDGGAPQVAAAHLALGELGITDVAVVGLAKRLEEVWLPGEDFPVVLPRTSDGLFLLQRLRDEAHRFAITHHRKRRGKGMTRSSLDAVPGLGPKRQAALLRQFGSVRSLTEAEVADIATVPGIGPALAATISAALRASSGAGESSASSARDASDVPS
- a CDS encoding OsmC family protein, producing the protein MGPLHSYSVVVDWSGAGERGTESYTSYGRDHVVRIEGKPPLPGSADVAFRGDPDRYSPEDLFVAALAQCHMLWFLHKAAMGGVVVTGYTDRAAGTMRVETAGAGQFTEVVLHPRVSVAEPVGEDVIAALHQQAHDHCFIARSVNFPVRHSPLTTEVVARA
- the rapZ gene encoding RNase adapter RapZ, with translation MSDPSRPEPPPTVPQGIPLLDETAPPPEDDRPEVLIITGMSGAGRTRTAAVLEDLEWYVVDNLPPRMLLALAGMMTQTDGGVRRLAAVVDVRSREFFADLVQVLADLRSARLDYRIVFLDASDEALVRRFEQVRRPHPLQGDGRMLDGIAEERRLLAHLRSRADVTIDTSELSVHDLARAVRDVVATETETKLRVTTVSFGFKYGLPLDADHVVDVRFLKNPYWVTELRHLTGKDEPVRDYVLGLQGADDFVDRYVAAINPVLDGYLEEQKPYVTIAVGCTGGKHRSVAISEAIASRLRAQGRTVRTVHRDLGRE